One window of Rasiella rasia genomic DNA carries:
- a CDS encoding DUF6095 family protein — translation MSSSERGHTDKQLLVKGLKRLAVAIPLLVLTTYAFTFSFLNKDTIPMYYILPLAIIGMAGTIYTLFSGIKLIMKSLFK, via the coding sequence ATGAGTAGTTCAGAAAGAGGACATACAGACAAACAACTTTTAGTTAAAGGCCTAAAACGATTAGCGGTTGCAATTCCGCTATTGGTATTAACTACATATGCTTTTACCTTTTCGTTTTTAAACAAAGACACCATTCCGATGTATTATATTTTACCCTTGGCTATTATAGGCATGGCAGGTACCATTTACACTCTTTTTAGTGGTATTAAGTTAATTATGAAGTCTCTTTTTAAGTAA
- the murQ gene encoding N-acetylmuramic acid 6-phosphate etherase, with protein sequence MDFNKITESDSHYDHLEKMSVRESLENINAEDKTVPLAVEKAIQQIEVLTEKVSEQLKNGGRLFYLGAGTSGRLGIVDASEIPPTFGLNHGIVIGLIAGGDTAIRKAVEFAEDSHNQGWEDLKAHQIGINDIVIGIAASGTTPYVIGALEKCNALGIPTGCITCNLGSPLHKTAKYPVVVIVGPEFVTGSSRMKAGTAQKLVLNMISTTAMIQLGRVKGNKMVDMQLSNNKLVDRGTRMIMNTLSITEDEAAYLLKKHGSVRVAIELYKNE encoded by the coding sequence ATGGATTTCAATAAAATCACCGAGTCAGATTCCCACTATGATCATTTAGAAAAAATGAGTGTTCGTGAATCGCTTGAAAACATCAATGCTGAAGATAAGACAGTACCACTGGCAGTCGAAAAAGCAATACAGCAAATTGAAGTCTTGACTGAAAAAGTTTCGGAACAACTTAAAAACGGTGGACGCCTGTTCTATCTTGGCGCAGGCACCAGCGGTCGTTTAGGTATTGTTGACGCGAGCGAAATTCCACCCACATTTGGGTTAAATCACGGAATCGTAATCGGACTCATTGCTGGTGGCGACACTGCTATTAGAAAAGCTGTAGAATTTGCTGAAGATTCTCACAACCAAGGTTGGGAAGACTTAAAAGCACATCAAATTGGCATTAACGATATCGTAATTGGAATCGCAGCTTCTGGAACTACACCCTACGTTATTGGTGCCTTGGAAAAATGCAACGCACTAGGTATCCCTACAGGTTGTATTACTTGTAATCTAGGAAGCCCACTACACAAGACCGCAAAATATCCTGTGGTTGTTATTGTAGGTCCCGAGTTTGTAACTGGTAGTTCACGTATGAAAGCAGGTACTGCGCAAAAATTAGTGCTTAATATGATTTCTACCACCGCCATGATTCAACTGGGTCGAGTAAAGGGAAATAAAATGGTAGATATGCAACTTAGCAATAATAAGTTGGTAGACCGAGGAACCCGCATGATAATGAACACCCTTTCCATTACAGAAGATGAAGCGGCGTATTTGTTAAAAAAACACGGCAGTGTTAGAGTTGCCATTGAACTATATAAAAATGAGTAG
- a CDS encoding DUF4249 family protein has translation MKKLFILIAVAIVSISCEDVVEIELNEDTPKVVIDAKLTRDLATNESQVYVRITTTAPFFGTTIPTVSNAIVTITDASGTSELTHTSNGVYTANISVEDNETYTLEINYNGQVYTASEVLNTVPPLEFVEQRNDGGFSGEDIELKAFFTDPAGVENYYFFEGLSEAGNVYDTFYDEFFDGNEIFGFYLVEDIEPNDEVTFFLSGVDQQFYNFMFTLLQQSSEDGGGPFETQPATVRGNIVNTTNPDNYPLGYFRVSEISTLSYTVQ, from the coding sequence ATGAAGAAGCTATTTATACTTATCGCAGTAGCAATTGTGAGTATTTCATGCGAAGATGTTGTTGAAATAGAGCTAAATGAAGACACTCCAAAAGTAGTTATAGATGCGAAACTAACTAGAGATTTAGCTACCAATGAATCACAGGTTTATGTGCGCATTACCACTACAGCACCATTTTTTGGAACAACAATACCAACAGTTTCTAATGCAATAGTTACAATTACAGATGCGTCTGGAACAAGTGAATTAACACACACCTCCAACGGGGTGTACACGGCAAATATTTCGGTAGAAGACAATGAGACTTATACCTTAGAGATTAATTACAATGGCCAAGTTTATACGGCATCTGAAGTTCTAAATACCGTACCTCCCTTAGAATTTGTAGAACAGCGCAATGATGGCGGCTTCTCTGGTGAAGACATAGAGCTAAAAGCATTCTTTACAGACCCAGCCGGTGTAGAAAATTACTACTTTTTTGAAGGCTTAAGTGAAGCTGGTAATGTTTACGACACTTTTTATGATGAATTCTTTGATGGCAATGAAATCTTTGGTTTCTACTTAGTTGAAGACATTGAACCCAACGACGAAGTAACCTTCTTTTTAAGCGGAGTAGATCAACAATTCTATAACTTTATGTTCACCTTACTTCAACAAAGCTCTGAAGATGGTGGCGGCCCATTTGAAACACAACCCGCTACAGTACGTGGAAATATTGTGAACACAACGAATCCTGATAACTATCCGCTTGGCTATTTCAGAGTTTCTGAAATTTCAACACTTTCATATACCGTGCAATAA